A genomic window from Variovorax paradoxus includes:
- a CDS encoding ArnT family glycosyltransferase: MFAAAHYAALAIFVFSCWGYGRALLGRMAPPPRRDAGLEAAMAVALGVGLFICAFQALAIFGAFKMGATVALVVAGFVAAAIQLPSWLRERRALRANEPAAPWTYFERVAMIALALVALPALVAPLAPPIAFDELMYHLPYARQVAQQGSLGIHDWLRYPWFPYNYNLLYAAALQVGDDVLPHFLNALAGALSVVMIFRLGILHANRLTACIGAAIWLGLGDYSNALIDMGVALFVLSACVALWWWRESEPGKPVHGGMRWLGVAAFCLGVAAGSKYQALIFLPLVALFVIRHERRPQAWALVFVCFLIPCVYWYARNAVMTGDPFNPIGARVFGFTEWTPADYVQQVADVRVHAELPNALIWSVFFAPFSVLWKRSAAVRAAGWFCLYSVVVWVVTSRYPRYLTASFPLLAAIAAIGWQVLFGWAASGLRRMFGAKEKTQDAGAVATGSMSRDTARSGARAGDWVLVLLLAVLAAVSVRQTAVKMSMVSITPEARDAVLRKHVPGYAVMDYLRRTATGRVYQVALNEAIYYGPNPIWGDTLGPWRYTDFGRLSGGDLARKLGGLGFVAVVLPDSVVPVFSARVDFDKYFAVEYEKDGSRVYRILPAAP, encoded by the coding sequence ATGTTTGCAGCCGCGCACTACGCGGCACTGGCGATTTTCGTGTTCAGCTGCTGGGGTTACGGCCGCGCATTGCTGGGCCGCATGGCCCCGCCGCCGCGCCGCGACGCTGGGCTCGAAGCCGCCATGGCCGTGGCGCTGGGCGTCGGCCTCTTCATCTGCGCGTTCCAGGCGCTGGCCATCTTCGGGGCCTTCAAGATGGGCGCGACCGTGGCGCTGGTCGTGGCGGGCTTCGTTGCGGCGGCGATCCAGCTACCGTCGTGGCTGCGCGAACGGCGTGCCCTGCGCGCGAACGAACCCGCCGCGCCGTGGACCTACTTCGAGCGCGTTGCCATGATCGCGCTGGCCCTGGTCGCGTTGCCCGCGCTGGTGGCGCCGCTCGCCCCGCCGATCGCCTTCGACGAGCTGATGTACCACCTGCCGTATGCGCGCCAGGTCGCGCAGCAGGGCTCGCTGGGCATCCATGACTGGCTGCGCTACCCCTGGTTCCCGTACAACTACAACCTGCTCTACGCCGCTGCACTGCAGGTTGGCGACGACGTGCTGCCGCACTTCCTCAATGCGCTGGCGGGTGCGCTGTCGGTGGTGATGATCTTCCGCCTCGGCATCCTGCACGCCAACCGGCTCACCGCCTGCATCGGCGCGGCCATCTGGCTGGGGCTCGGCGACTATTCGAACGCGCTGATCGACATGGGCGTGGCGCTGTTCGTGCTGTCGGCCTGCGTGGCGCTGTGGTGGTGGCGCGAGTCGGAGCCCGGAAAGCCCGTGCACGGCGGCATGCGCTGGCTCGGCGTGGCCGCTTTCTGCCTTGGCGTGGCCGCGGGCTCGAAGTACCAGGCGCTGATCTTCCTGCCGCTGGTGGCGCTGTTCGTCATTCGCCACGAGCGCCGGCCCCAGGCATGGGCGCTGGTGTTCGTCTGCTTCCTGATCCCGTGCGTGTACTGGTACGCGCGCAACGCCGTCATGACGGGCGACCCGTTCAACCCGATCGGTGCGCGCGTGTTCGGCTTCACCGAATGGACGCCGGCCGACTACGTGCAGCAGGTGGCGGACGTGCGCGTGCATGCCGAGCTGCCCAATGCGCTGATCTGGTCCGTGTTCTTCGCGCCGTTCAGCGTGCTGTGGAAGCGCTCCGCGGCCGTGCGCGCCGCAGGCTGGTTCTGCCTTTACTCGGTGGTGGTCTGGGTCGTGACCTCGCGCTATCCGCGCTACCTGACGGCCTCGTTCCCGCTGCTGGCCGCCATCGCGGCCATCGGCTGGCAGGTGCTGTTCGGCTGGGCCGCATCGGGCCTGCGCCGCATGTTCGGTGCGAAAGAGAAGACGCAGGATGCCGGCGCCGTGGCGACGGGCTCGATGAGCCGCGACACCGCGCGTTCCGGCGCCCGCGCGGGTGACTGGGTGCTCGTGCTGCTGCTGGCCGTGCTGGCCGCCGTGTCGGTGCGCCAGACCGCGGTGAAGATGTCGATGGTCTCGATCACCCCGGAGGCCCGCGATGCCGTGCTGCGCAAGCATGTGCCGGGCTATGCCGTCATGGACTACCTGCGCCGCACTGCCACCGGCCGCGTCTACCAGGTCGCGCTGAACGAAGCGATCTACTACGGGCCCAACCCCATCTGGGGCGACACGCTCGGGCCGTGGCGCTACACCGACTTCGGGCGCCTGTCGGGCGGCGATCTCGCGCGCAAGCTCGGCGGCCTGGGTTTTGTGGCGGTCGTCCTGCCGGACAGTGTGGTGCCCGTATTCAGCGCGCGCGTCGACTTCGACAAGTACTTCGCCGTCGAATACGAGAAGGACGGCAGCCGGGTCTACCGTATCCTTCCCGCCGCACCATGA
- the metH gene encoding methionine synthase produces the protein MSSPMPPPMKLSGLEPVAIGQGTLFVNIGERTNVTGSKAFARMILNGQFEEALAVARQQVENGAQVIDINMDEAMLDSKAAMVRFLNLIASEPDIARVPVMVDSSKWEVIEAGLRCIQGKGIVNSISMKEGVDKFKHEAKLVKRYGAAAVVMAFDEKGQADTYARKIEICERAYRILVDEVGFPPEDIIFDPNIFAIATGIEEHDNYAVDFINAVRWIKQNLPGAKVSGGVSNVSFSFRGNDPVREAIHTVFLYHAIKAGMDMGIVNAGMVGVYDDLEPELRERVEDVVLNRRADAGERLVEVAETAKSGAKDDSKKLEWRGTPENPVHVNQRLSHAMVHGITDFIVEDTEEAYQQILAKGGRPLHVIEGPLMDGMNIVGDLFGQGKMFLPQVVKSARVMKSAVAHLIPYIEEEKRQDEAAGRDVRTKGKIIIATVKGDVHDIGKNIVTVVLQCNNFEVVNMGVMVPCHEILAKAKVEGADIVGLSGLITPSLEEMQYVAGEMQKDDHFRIKKIPLLIGGATTSRVHTAVKIAPHYEGPVVYVPDASRSVSVAQSLLSDQATAYIDEINADYVKVRQQHANKKQVPMWPLAKARANKTPIDFANYLPPVPKFIGRRVFKNFDLTDLAKYIDWGPFFQTWDLAGPFPAILKDEIVGTEAVRVYADGQRMLKRLIEGRWLSASGIVGFWPANTVNDDDIELYTDESRSEVALTWYGMRQQTEKQMIDGVMRPSRCLSDFVAPKDSGVKDYVGMFAVTAGLGVEKKEKYFIDDLDDYSAIMLKALADRLAEAFAESLHHRVRTDLWGYASDESLSNDDMIAEKYRGIRPAPGYPACPDHSVKRPMFDLLACADIGMTLTESLAMMPAASVSGFYLSHPDATYFNVGKIGHDQLQDQAARRKESESDLERLLAPNL, from the coding sequence ATGTCTTCCCCAATGCCCCCTCCCATGAAGCTGTCCGGCCTCGAACCGGTTGCCATCGGCCAGGGCACGCTGTTCGTCAACATCGGCGAGCGCACCAACGTCACGGGCTCCAAGGCTTTCGCGCGGATGATCCTGAACGGGCAGTTCGAAGAAGCCTTGGCCGTGGCGCGCCAGCAGGTCGAGAACGGCGCGCAGGTGATCGACATCAACATGGACGAGGCCATGCTCGACAGCAAGGCCGCGATGGTCCGTTTTCTCAACCTCATCGCCAGCGAGCCCGACATCGCGCGCGTGCCGGTGATGGTCGACAGCTCGAAGTGGGAAGTCATCGAGGCAGGCCTGCGCTGCATCCAGGGCAAGGGCATCGTCAACTCCATCTCCATGAAGGAGGGCGTCGACAAGTTCAAGCACGAGGCCAAGCTGGTGAAGCGCTACGGTGCCGCCGCAGTGGTGATGGCCTTCGACGAGAAGGGCCAGGCCGACACCTACGCACGCAAGATCGAGATCTGCGAGCGCGCCTACCGCATCCTGGTCGACGAGGTGGGCTTCCCGCCCGAGGACATCATCTTCGACCCGAACATCTTCGCCATTGCCACCGGCATCGAGGAGCACGACAACTACGCGGTCGACTTCATCAACGCCGTGCGCTGGATCAAGCAGAACCTGCCGGGCGCCAAGGTGTCGGGCGGCGTGTCGAACGTGAGCTTCAGCTTCCGCGGCAACGACCCGGTGCGCGAAGCGATCCACACCGTGTTCCTGTACCACGCGATCAAGGCGGGCATGGACATGGGCATCGTCAACGCCGGCATGGTCGGCGTGTACGACGACCTCGAACCCGAGCTGCGCGAGCGCGTCGAAGACGTGGTGCTCAACCGCCGCGCCGACGCCGGCGAGCGCCTCGTCGAAGTGGCCGAAACCGCCAAGAGCGGCGCCAAGGACGACAGCAAGAAACTCGAGTGGCGCGGCACGCCCGAGAACCCGGTGCACGTCAACCAGCGCCTGTCGCATGCGATGGTGCACGGCATCACCGACTTCATCGTCGAAGACACCGAAGAGGCCTACCAGCAGATCCTTGCCAAGGGCGGCCGCCCGCTGCACGTGATCGAAGGCCCGCTGATGGACGGCATGAACATCGTGGGCGACCTGTTCGGCCAGGGCAAGATGTTCCTGCCGCAGGTGGTGAAGTCGGCGCGCGTCATGAAGTCGGCCGTGGCCCACCTCATTCCCTACATCGAGGAAGAAAAGCGCCAGGACGAGGCCGCGGGCCGCGACGTGCGCACCAAGGGCAAGATCATCATCGCCACCGTGAAGGGCGACGTGCACGACATCGGCAAGAACATCGTCACCGTCGTGCTCCAGTGCAACAACTTCGAAGTGGTGAACATGGGCGTGATGGTCCCGTGCCACGAGATCCTGGCCAAGGCGAAGGTCGAGGGCGCGGACATCGTGGGCCTGTCTGGCCTCATCACGCCGAGCCTGGAAGAAATGCAGTACGTGGCCGGCGAGATGCAGAAGGACGACCACTTCCGCATCAAGAAGATTCCGCTGCTGATCGGTGGCGCCACCACCAGCCGCGTGCACACGGCCGTGAAGATCGCGCCGCACTACGAAGGCCCCGTGGTCTACGTGCCCGACGCCTCGCGCAGCGTGAGCGTGGCGCAGAGCCTGCTCTCCGACCAGGCCACTGCGTACATCGACGAGATCAACGCCGACTACGTCAAGGTGCGTCAGCAGCACGCCAACAAGAAGCAGGTGCCGATGTGGCCGCTGGCCAAGGCGCGCGCCAACAAGACGCCGATTGACTTCGCGAACTACCTGCCGCCCGTGCCCAAGTTCATCGGCCGGCGCGTGTTCAAGAACTTCGACCTGACCGATCTGGCCAAGTACATCGACTGGGGCCCGTTCTTCCAGACCTGGGACCTGGCCGGCCCGTTCCCTGCCATCCTGAAGGACGAGATCGTCGGCACCGAGGCCGTGCGCGTGTACGCCGATGGCCAACGCATGCTCAAGCGCCTCATCGAAGGCCGCTGGCTCAGCGCGAGCGGCATCGTCGGCTTCTGGCCTGCCAACACGGTGAACGACGACGACATCGAGCTGTACACCGACGAGTCGCGCAGCGAGGTCGCGCTCACCTGGTACGGCATGCGCCAGCAGACCGAGAAGCAGATGATCGACGGCGTGATGCGCCCCAGCCGCTGCCTGTCCGACTTCGTCGCGCCCAAGGACAGCGGCGTGAAAGACTATGTCGGCATGTTCGCCGTGACCGCCGGCCTGGGTGTCGAGAAAAAAGAGAAGTACTTCATCGACGACCTCGACGACTACTCGGCCATCATGCTCAAGGCCCTGGCCGACCGGCTGGCAGAGGCCTTCGCCGAGTCGCTGCACCACCGCGTGCGCACCGACCTCTGGGGCTACGCGAGCGACGAAAGCCTGAGCAACGACGACATGATCGCGGAGAAGTACCGCGGCATCCGCCCCGCGCCCGGCTACCCGGCCTGCCCCGACCACAGCGTGAAGCGCCCGATGTTCGACCTTCTGGCTTGCGCGGACATTGGCATGACCCTGACGGAAAGCCTCGCTATGATGCCCGCCGCCAGCGTGAGCGGTTTCTACCTGAGCCACCCCGATGCGACGTACTTCAACGTCGGCAAGATCGGACACGATCAGTTGCAGGACCAAGCCGCGCGGCGCAAGGAGAGCGAGTCCGATCTCGAGCGTCTGCTGGCGCCCAATCTTTGA
- a CDS encoding esterase/lipase family protein gives MKTILASTGRKSGTARRSAGALLMCGVLALAPLAQTAQAASSKTAQTAYPIVLVHGMLGFDTVAGIDYWYGIPGELRAQGAKVFVAEVAATNSSEVRGEQLLKQVKDVLALTGASKVNLIGHSHGGPTARYVSGVAPELVASVTTVGSPHKGSKVADVLGNTLPDGSISRTVVVSVVNAFSSLIGILSGNNTPQNGLGALDSLNTAGSAKFNAKFPDGVPTTACGNGTELVNGVRYFSWSGTQPLTNAFDASDYALSLTSVVHGEPNDGLASACSSHLGTYLGSYRQNHLDEVNQLLGLRDLFSVSPVTLYVNQAAKLKQLGL, from the coding sequence CTGAAGACGATTCTGGCTTCGACAGGCAGGAAAAGCGGCACGGCGCGGCGATCTGCCGGCGCCCTCCTGATGTGCGGCGTGCTGGCCCTCGCGCCCCTGGCGCAGACCGCGCAGGCAGCCAGCAGCAAGACCGCACAGACGGCCTACCCGATCGTGCTGGTGCACGGCATGCTGGGCTTCGACACCGTCGCGGGCATCGACTACTGGTACGGCATTCCCGGCGAGCTTCGCGCCCAGGGCGCCAAGGTCTTCGTCGCCGAAGTGGCGGCCACCAACAGCAGCGAAGTGCGCGGCGAACAGCTGCTCAAGCAGGTCAAGGATGTGCTGGCGCTCACCGGCGCGAGCAAGGTCAACCTGATCGGCCATTCGCACGGCGGCCCCACGGCGCGCTATGTCTCGGGCGTGGCGCCGGAGTTGGTGGCCTCGGTCACGACGGTGGGCAGCCCCCACAAGGGCAGCAAGGTGGCAGACGTGCTCGGCAACACACTGCCGGACGGCAGCATCAGCCGGACCGTGGTGGTGAGCGTGGTCAACGCGTTCTCCAGCCTCATCGGCATTCTCTCGGGCAACAACACGCCCCAGAACGGGCTCGGCGCGCTGGATTCGCTCAACACCGCCGGCTCGGCCAAGTTCAACGCCAAGTTCCCCGACGGCGTGCCCACCACGGCCTGCGGCAACGGCACCGAGCTGGTCAACGGCGTGCGGTACTTCTCGTGGTCGGGCACCCAGCCGCTGACCAATGCGTTCGACGCATCCGACTACGCGCTGTCGCTGACGAGCGTGGTGCACGGCGAGCCCAACGACGGCCTCGCTTCGGCCTGCAGCTCGCACCTGGGCACCTACCTCGGCAGCTACCGGCAGAACCACCTGGACGAGGTCAACCAGCTGCTCGGGCTGCGCGACCTGTTCTCGGTGAGCCCGGTGACGCTGTACGTCAACCAAGCGGCGAAGCTGAAGCAGCTCGGCCTCTGA
- a CDS encoding lipase secretion chaperone, which translates to MSPKLLRPLAAVAVVVAAGVAWWQLSEPEAPAVAASSVPPVANPAAAEASAIALRNNGHAPDPLLTPDLLRIFEQMLNDSQARDKEGLMAEMRAKVDKYLPPEWRVRGLGLLERYIDYRNALEALPAASIGDPAGLRRILDARAGIRARYFAPEEVEGLFGAEEKFDRFSVEKLEIERNKDLTPEQKREALAQTEKNWLTPEQLADRAATTAQLGVAEQTAALDARGASPQERFAERSQQYGYEAAQRLATLDQQEQDWQSRLSRYAAADEATRAQLQAQLFTPQEALRLQAALEVRAANDKKKGPSTP; encoded by the coding sequence ATGTCCCCGAAGCTCCTGCGCCCGCTGGCAGCGGTCGCGGTGGTGGTAGCCGCAGGCGTGGCGTGGTGGCAGCTCAGCGAGCCTGAAGCGCCTGCGGTCGCCGCTTCTTCGGTGCCGCCGGTCGCCAACCCCGCGGCGGCGGAAGCATCCGCCATCGCGCTGCGCAACAACGGCCATGCCCCCGACCCGCTGCTGACGCCCGACCTGCTGCGCATCTTCGAGCAGATGCTGAACGACAGCCAGGCCAGGGACAAGGAAGGCCTGATGGCCGAGATGCGCGCGAAGGTCGACAAGTACCTGCCGCCGGAATGGCGCGTGCGCGGGCTGGGCCTGCTGGAACGCTACATCGACTACCGCAACGCGCTCGAGGCGCTGCCGGCAGCCAGCATCGGCGACCCTGCCGGGCTGCGCAGGATCCTCGATGCGCGCGCGGGCATCAGGGCACGCTACTTCGCACCCGAAGAGGTCGAGGGCTTGTTCGGCGCCGAAGAGAAATTCGACCGCTTCAGCGTCGAGAAGCTGGAGATCGAGCGCAACAAGGACCTGACGCCCGAACAGAAGCGCGAGGCGCTGGCGCAGACCGAAAAGAACTGGCTCACGCCCGAGCAGCTCGCCGACCGAGCTGCCACCACGGCGCAACTCGGCGTCGCCGAGCAGACCGCGGCACTGGATGCGCGCGGCGCGAGCCCCCAGGAACGTTTCGCGGAGCGCTCCCAGCAATACGGCTACGAAGCGGCGCAGCGGCTGGCCACGCTCGACCAGCAGGAGCAGGACTGGCAAAGCCGCCTCTCGCGCTATGCCGCTGCCGACGAGGCCACGCGAGCACAGCTGCAGGCCCAGCTCTTCACGCCGCAGGAAGCGCTGCGGCTTCAGGCCGCGCTGGAAGTCCGCGCCGCCAACGACAAGAAGAAGGGGCCCTCTACGCCGTGA
- a CDS encoding PACE efflux transporter, translating into MQGIQRRIVYISLYEGIAIVAASAGLALMTDAGLGHSGVLAVAASVIAVIWNLVFNSLFERWESRQVVRGRSLRRRIAHAIGFEGGLVAFLVPMFAWGLGVSLWQALVMDLGLVIFFLVYTFVFNWAFDRVFGLPASAAANSAVVTA; encoded by the coding sequence ATGCAAGGCATTCAACGTCGCATCGTCTACATCAGCCTTTATGAGGGCATCGCCATCGTCGCCGCCAGCGCCGGGCTGGCATTGATGACGGACGCCGGCCTCGGCCATTCGGGCGTGCTGGCGGTGGCCGCCTCGGTCATCGCGGTGATCTGGAACCTGGTCTTCAACTCGCTGTTCGAGCGCTGGGAATCGCGCCAGGTCGTGCGCGGACGCAGCCTGCGCCGCCGCATCGCCCACGCCATCGGCTTCGAGGGCGGGCTGGTTGCCTTCCTGGTGCCGATGTTCGCCTGGGGCCTGGGCGTGTCGCTCTGGCAGGCGCTGGTGATGGACCTGGGGCTGGTGATCTTCTTCCTGGTCTACACCTTCGTCTTCAACTGGGCCTTCGACCGGGTGTTCGGCCTGCCGGCTTCTGCGGCGGCGAACAGCGCGGTGGTCACGGCGTAG
- a CDS encoding LysR family transcriptional regulator, which translates to MAFSSDNVEVFLAVIDHGSFSAAARALHRVPSAVSMAIANLEAELDLPLFDRSGREPQPTAAARSLEPQARLLAAQLRQLQVQALALNQGLEDRLTLAIAPELLAARWSGPLAELAREHPLLQVEVLAAPQADALALLHSGRAQLALVFERPSLDGREGFQEVGSDLMVAVIAPDHPVLAANGGRLREDHLTNTRQIVVAGRDLTTSDPRFVFARHVWRTDNALAALSLITAGLGWGWLQRNFAKPHVAAGALIEIPFENLSNGLDLWVDVVWSRERPLGLGAQRFVRLIAKDRVAAGECSPKTGGDQSD; encoded by the coding sequence ATGGCTTTTTCCAGCGACAACGTCGAAGTCTTCCTGGCCGTGATCGACCACGGCTCGTTCTCGGCCGCCGCCCGGGCGCTGCACAGGGTGCCGTCTGCCGTGAGCATGGCCATCGCCAACCTCGAGGCCGAGCTCGACCTGCCGCTGTTCGACCGCAGCGGCCGCGAGCCCCAGCCCACCGCCGCCGCGCGCTCGCTGGAGCCGCAGGCGCGGCTGCTGGCGGCCCAACTCAGGCAGCTGCAGGTGCAGGCGCTGGCGCTGAACCAGGGGCTGGAAGACCGGCTCACGCTGGCCATTGCGCCCGAGCTGCTGGCCGCGCGCTGGAGCGGTCCGCTGGCCGAGCTGGCACGGGAGCATCCGCTGCTGCAGGTCGAGGTGCTGGCGGCCCCGCAGGCCGACGCGCTGGCGCTGCTGCACAGCGGGCGGGCGCAGCTGGCGCTGGTGTTCGAGCGCCCGAGCCTCGACGGGCGGGAAGGCTTCCAGGAAGTCGGCAGCGACCTGATGGTGGCGGTCATCGCGCCGGACCACCCCGTGCTCGCGGCCAACGGCGGCCGGCTGCGCGAGGACCACCTGACGAACACCCGGCAGATCGTCGTGGCCGGGCGCGACCTGACCACCAGCGACCCGCGCTTCGTGTTCGCGCGCCATGTCTGGCGCACCGACAACGCGCTGGCCGCGCTGAGCCTGATCACCGCCGGGCTGGGCTGGGGCTGGCTGCAACGCAACTTCGCGAAGCCGCATGTGGCAGCGGGCGCGCTGATCGAGATTCCGTTCGAGAACCTCAGCAACGGGCTGGACCTGTGGGTGGATGTAGTGTGGTCACGTGAGCGCCCACTCGGCCTGGGAGCCCAGCGCTTCGTGAGGTTGATAGCCAAGGACCGGGTTGCCGCCGGTGAATGCAGCCCCAAGACAGGCGGCGATCAAAGCGACTAG